The genome window tatgagcttgatgtagttaaagtattgcagtaaaagtacataagtattatgagcttgatgtagttaaagtattgcagtaaaagtagtggtttggtccctctgactgatatattattatatatgacatcattagattattaatagtgaagcatcagtgttagagcagcatgttactgttgtagctgctggaggtggagctagtttacactactttatatacagttagctagtttagtccagtggttcccaacctaggggtcgggcccctccaaagggtcagcagataaatctgaggggtggtgagatgattaatgggagaggaaagaagaaaaaacaaagttctgatacacaaatctgttttcagtttttggactttttctctaatctttgatttttgctgaaatattggatcatttgaacatttattgaaatgaaagcatgtgagaagtttagagggaaaaatcactatttggtggagctgttaacaactcatagacatgtgaaatgtgaccccgactacacactgctttttgtaagacgtcaaaagacaaaaaggttggaaaccactggtttcatctttaacaatgtgttgtattttaaaagcttgttatattatccattgtgtcaaatcttcatctgaaaagtaactaaagctgtcaaataaagttCTTGATTCAGATACAAAAATTACcagaatgtatttatttttattcagctCTCTGTGGCACTAAAAGCAACATTAATATTCTGGCAGTGACTCTGATTCAGTGTGATGACGCTGCCACCTGCTGGTACATCAGTTTTCCACAACTtatcaaaaacaagaacaacaaaaataagCCTATTATAGTTAAACTTCCTCCCTAAAACACACTCATTCCAAAACTTTAATTGTCTGACTGTGGAAAGAAGAATGATTGAAACTAAGTCAAACTTCACTTTCAAAACAATAAAGACCAGCTGCCAGTTACTGACTACTATAGTCTAtcacacatcatcacattttacacacagacagagaagagtTTTAAACTCTTGAAAGAAGATGGTTGATGAAAAGTCAATCATACGTTTGTTGGTTGGTTTGGTTGAGTGTATtgttatttcatgtgttttaaccGATCTTCTCTGACCTGAATATCTGCCGTCTAACCCCTTTTTCCCCCTGAGAGGACCACAGTGGAAATAAGCTTTGAGCGTTATTGTGTTTCTATCCTCCGTAATTTAATTTTACGTCAGGACTGAGTGACTGCAGTCTTATACTTTTCTATAtctccacttgatatgactaactcagactgttgaagcctgAAGGTTCTCTTTTATTCATCATATGCATAAATAAGATCATCTCTGTCACCCCAAATTGTAATGTACAtttctatgcagatgatactatTCTATATGTCACTGCTCTTCTCTTAAAGGACAAGTTGACAATTtctcaaatgtgtcttaaaccaacagtcagtcttcaaatgaacattaaagctgtgtttcttgctgtaatcattcctcctgttcatactgaccattagaagatcccttcataatgaccttacaatggaagtgatggaggacgaattccacagtctgaagctaatatgaagcttcagcgtccaaatgagtcaaatcaagtagatatctttcaacgttacagtctttttagtgccaaagttcctctttttgttactatacttccacctgcagctcaacagggaaacactgtccgaggaaacacaaagagggaatttgatgctaaaaagactgtaaatgtgtcagatatccacttgatatgactaactcagactgctgaagctgaatagaagcttcacacagacttttaaatgactgtgtggacacactgtggattttggcctccatcacttccattgaaagcacatttgaaggatcttttaatgtccagtatgaacaggaggaatgattacagacacctgactgctggtttaacacactggaaacgctggaaacactgggaactcgtcctttaagtaaaagtagaaataccacagaataaaaatactccattacaagtaaaagtcctgcattcaaaatcctaCTAAAGTAAACATATTTGTATCACAAATGAAGGTACTCATGATGCAACATGTCAATAATTtagtgttatatttattttatataaacagcagaaaaaggTTTCACCCTTCATggaatattttatgttttattgttttacatcaTTGAATCAAAtatctaatttatttatttatttactctgcTCATCAGAAAAAAGATcctttaatgaaataaaataaaagtttaataaaagtgaaaacaaatctttACAAAGTGATCtcagtgaaatatgaaaaatatcaaaatacaaaataattttacatgtaaaatcaAGATAGAAACACAGTCTCGGAAGTTTTGTGTCTATTGTGGAGGAAGAAATGGCGGGAAGCGTTTGACTGACAGGTGGTTACATCTGATATTATAACTTTATTCTGGTAAtctcaaaaaataataataattttctccCAGCGTGGCTCTAATAGTCTGTTGTAGAAACCTGAGAAATAAATGCAGTGCAGTAAAAATATAAAGCAGCATGAAGGTAAATATTATTTATAGGTCTGATAGTTTagtaaatgaattattttatttcagctttttgttATGAAGCTCTGGCGCTGATCCTTCAGGGTGTGGGACCTTTAACTCTAACAACACCGCAGCTCATTGGTCAGAATGTGGGACCTTTAACTTTATCAACACCGCAGCTCATTGGTCAGCGACATCAGGTGGCTGCACGCCATCCAATCACAAGCCGCGGTGTTGATACGTCGCCGCCTTGGTCGCTTTTCAGCAGGAAGAACGGCCACGATTTATTTCCCGTCGGTGTAAACAGCTTCATaaaagcgtttttttttttaatttaattcagaCACAGATTGACTCTGGAGTCACGTGTTTCCGCTTCAGCCGCTGCTCACTAACGTTACCGGACAGTTCGGGTTCATGTCGGGCTGACGGAGGGAGAAGCTAACCGGACAGCTAACCAGCTAACAGCAGCTGCTATCCCTGCCGCTTCGGTGCCGGTGACCGTCAGAGGTGAGCCGTGTTCGGGTTATAGCTCCTCCAGACGGAGCTGCCGGCTTCAACACAGCTGCTGTGATCCGCCTCAGGCCGCCTGAGAGCCGGTCTGACCGGCTGACGGCACCGCGGCTGCTGTTTGTAGGAAGAAGTCAGTAGAAAATCTGACAATTTAACGCGAAACTGCTGACAAGAGactgaactcacacacacaacactcacAAATCAATCCCTGAAAACATGCGAGGCTTTTCTGGTTAATTCGGCAAATGTCTGATCCTCCTATAACcgtaatattatattatatatatatatatattatatgtacattatatattatatgtgtgtgttatatgaTGACAACAGGTGGGTCTATCATGTCAAATTACTGGATTGGATTAAAGCTGCAGCCATGAACAAATCAGTGAGTTGATTGACaggaaaataaattgaaataaaattattttcaaataatcattttaaggaaaaatgtctGCAGCTTCTTCAATATGAAGTTTCTGTATTTTGAACTGTTGATCAGACcaaataagacattttaaagatgcCACGTTTGGTTCCTTGGTTCACTGTTTTCTCACAAGACAAAACAACgaactgagaaaataactgtcagATGAACTGATAATCTGacattataaatatttgatGATATAATTTCCGTTGATGAAGCTTGCCGGGATGTCGACAGAGCTCCACCTTGTGTTCATTATTAGTCACttctctgtcagtcagtcagaacCAGGATTTCTGTACCTTTGCTCATCCTGAACCACATAAACAGACTCTGATGGAAACGATGTTGCTTCGTGTGTTTGAGTCGTGTTTGTCGCTGCCGTCCTCAGTTCAGTCGGTGCATGGGTGAGTGAAGGGCAGCCATGATGAGCGCGGAGCCGGACGCCCTGGCCGTGGTCAACCAGCTGAGGGACCTGGCCGCAGACCCCATGAACCGCAGGGCCATCGTCCAGGACCAGGGCTGCCTGCCGGGACTCATCCTGTTCCTGGACCACCCCAACCCTCAGGTGGTCTACTCCGCCCTGCTGGTGAGCCGCTCTGCAACCGACACGTCCAACCTGCGTTTTGTAGCTACTACGGCGGCACATGGAGACGTACGTTAGCGTCTTCCGTCAGAAGCTGCTTCAGTCGCTCAGCTTCGTCTGAGGGcggctgtcaatcacagctgtcaatcatgacgtcacgCCTcgtttttatatcatcaaataactaattaaagaTAAACGTCAGCCTGATaagaacaacagaaaacaacagaaaccaTGTTTGGTAAAAACGTATTTGACGTGTActtggagggggcgggacttatgacctatactgcaacCAGCcaccggggggggggggcgatcCAGATGTTCGGGCTTCTCTGTAGAGGAGCAGTCATGTCGTCCATCTTTTAGATACAGTCTGTGGTTcagacatggatgtataataagagctgaaTAGGGCGCCGCCACAAAATCCCCCTGCGGTCCAGAAAGCGTtttccatggaggttttatgtttgtaaaacttttcctcgagccgagaaaagcgatttaaaaatccgtgacgtcatcacaacgtaaagtctatgggccgagcgggagcttgtgggcggggccagcaggggaaacactactgcgcatattcagtgcgCCGCACAACCCGGAaactagaaacttttttttggcgtatgcgccaggcgagcagcAGTTCCTACAGgaccggtatccagctcttataaaaCATCCATGGGCTCAGACTGAACAGACTCGCCTGACATCAGCTGGGggccgtttcacaaagcaggtttagtgaaaactcagagtctgttaaccctaaaatgagggaaactctgagttttccgtttcaaaaagggaggtaactcaaaccagagaaagagggataactctagcctgtttcacagagaggggtaacttaagctctcggtcagttaccgtagtaacagactctatgaacctaacctggtcgggaccaggtttttctcaatgaacctcgagtttctctcagtctccgccctctttcagagccaaatactccatttgatttcctcattcattcagtcagtagtctagttctgccgtctgtcatttaaaacaatcattaaaaaacatcagagtcagtatattagaagtccattaggcacagtaggtggcgactttttcactaacatggcatgtccttttgataacgatctcgtggatgaaggtgcagcattactgcgcagagaattaaatattcgttgagagatggttatcagaccgcgcatagatgttctagcatttccagccattatctttttgagcggtaccgtttcacgtcacagtccatcatctacatacacaacctaagccgtctttacatttgcaacattaccaatcgtaatCATGCTCTGACATCCCAGCAGAtgttgtgtgttgcgctgcgtttctgtcggagccagccactggccttcctatgttctggcttagggccagctcctctgcctccgttagaggtggcggtgctgggccaccacccgttttacgggcatctgccttctttctgttggctgagtagaagtctgtgttagtttaaataggattaattatttaacagaacatgaagtagatgagaagacatttatgtgtgtgaaaccagcattatgttggggataaaacagctgctcagtcaaacagccacttaatatttactttacaatgtaaaacatgatcaaaacgAGGTACCCCCATCAGATTATTATGTCGAggttttactttttgtgttgcacttctttctgaaaacatgttgaaactcgccgtatgagcgaattaagatttCTAGCCCTAGTGGGGCGCAGCCTTCcgcttccccgttgccatggtgactcgttgaatcggggctcaaTTGATGCTGgctaactccaggtgaaactactctgAGTTGATTAAAccgactcaaatcagctgttctggaaccggaaactcagagtttgttgaacctgctttgtgaaacggagcCCTGGTCAGATGACTTGTATAAAGTGTTTATGAGTCTGATTCGAGGACGGTGTGTCCTGTTGTCTGATTGACTGTGATTGGTTGTTGTTCCCAGGCGGTTCGTTACCTGGCAGAATGCAGATCCAACCGGGAGAAGCTGAAGGGAGAGCTGGGGATGGTGCTGAGCCTCCAGAACGTCATGCAGAAGTGAGTCGCACATCAGAAAGTTTCTCAGGTTGTTTTTCATCCGTTGAGTTTGTAAAGTGAGCTTTTGAAAACTCATTAATTATTTTGGTTATTGGTAAATCTGCCTCATTTACTAAACAGCCAGCAACTGTGTTGGAGGTTCTGTGGAGACCATCATCAGTTTTCTACTAAAGCATTTCTGCAATAACGTAAATACAAGTAAAGACATTATGGGATGTGATATTTAAATGGAAACACTGAGGAAGCAGCACAGAGAGGAGATAAATTATAGTCATTAAAAAGCTGTAACAAGAAACTGGTGTAAATGTGATCCTGCAGGGAAAAAGGATGGTTTAATATCGTCCAGATGTTTATTCAGCAGAAAGTCGACCTGCCTGCTAAAGAATCAAAGGCAGGATTATTGACAAGAACTGAGGAAAGTGGATCATTTACATGAAACATGATGCCAAACAAATGGGTGACAGACGAAGGCTGGCGGCGTCGTCCTGTCGCCTCCGATGAGAAagtttgtccaaacttttgaccggCGCTGCTGCTGCAGTCGATTCGTTCTGAGTGtcgtgttgttgttgttctgttgtcGTTCAGGTCGACCACTCCGGGGGAGACGAAGCTCTTGGCGTCGGAGATCTACGAGCTCCTGCAGGCGTCCGGTGGCGCCGAATCGGAGCCGGCCGAAGAGGCCGTCAGCGGCCGCCGGAAAGCTCAGTTCTTCCTGGGCTCCAGCAACAAGAGGGCCAAAACCGTCATCCTGCACATCGACGGACTGGACGACTCGGTGAGCAGGAAGCCCTGAACGatgacatcattcattcattcatcatcagCTGTGAAATAACTCGAGCCAGACGTGGAGTTAATAACCATAGAGACGTGTGgtttctcttcctgtttagAGTCGGAGGAGTCTGTGTGAGGAGGCGCTGCTGAAGATCAGAGGAGTCATCAGCTTCACCTTCCAGATGGCCGTGAAGAGATGCATCGTCCGAATCCGATCGGACCTGAAGGCCGAGGTGAGACGAGGTTACCGTTTACAGCCGACgtttcatcttcctccttcttgTTGCTCTCCAGAGTTTAAACCATCAGCAGCAACAGTTCAGATTATTCTAATTATCATCCACCGTTATGTttataattgattcattgtagATTTTGTAAGTTTGACTGTTTTTCCAGCGAACGAAAccaaaagtagaaaaagaaaaactagtAAAGTAACAGAACTGCTGAAGTTCTACATCGTCTGacttaattaaaatataattatcatCAAAATAAGATGAGAGTTATATGAGCTGTGATGGGAACTGATGTGGTAACTCAGTTTATACAGTGAAGTTATGAACTGATGAATACAGGAAGTCCCGGGTAAATAACAGGAagtgttgttcttcttctcagGCTCTGGCGTCTGCCATCGCGTCCACCGAGGTGATGAAGGCTCAGCAGGTGGTGAAAGGAGAAAACGGAGACGAGGTCAGTTTCAGTCTGTCTGGTTTCGGTTTTTATAAACCGACAGATCTGTTGATGTCAAGTTTAAATGTAGCTGGGAAACTGAAATAGTTAGACGGTAAAGTTTGGTGCTCGAATAAAAGGATAAATAAACTGCTACAGTAACATTAATACCATCGTTTTAATAAAGTTAATCCTCCTCTAACATGAACATGGATGAAGTTTTAGAAATAATCCTTCAtaccagcaggtggcagcagagtCACAGTGATTTACTCAGTATCTCTTCTTCATGGCAGTTAAAGAGACTGTTTACTGCATGTTTATCTCCCTGAGACTCCAATAAACAACAAAC of Thunnus thynnus chromosome 12, fThuThy2.1, whole genome shotgun sequence contains these proteins:
- the LOC137194811 gene encoding armadillo repeat-containing protein 1-like; amino-acid sequence: MMSAEPDALAVVNQLRDLAADPMNRRAIVQDQGCLPGLILFLDHPNPQVVYSALLAVRYLAECRSNREKLKGELGMVLSLQNVMQKSTTPGETKLLASEIYELLQASGGAESEPAEEAVSGRRKAQFFLGSSNKRAKTVILHIDGLDDSSRRSLCEEALLKIRGVISFTFQMAVKRCIVRIRSDLKAEALASAIASTEVMKAQQVVKGENGDEVLMPFAEDGSVVVEENVDLPDYLPEDESPSQEPDKAVSRVGSGQDGASWLGAAANFLSRSFYW